A window of the Chanodichthys erythropterus isolate Z2021 chromosome 21, ASM2448905v1, whole genome shotgun sequence genome harbors these coding sequences:
- the gng12b gene encoding guanine nucleotide-binding protein G(I)/G(S)/G(O) subunit gamma-12, producing MSSKMQSSNNIAQARRTVQQLRIEANIERIKVSKASADLMHYCSEHAKYDPLLMGIPASENPFKDKKPCTIL from the exons ATGTCATCTAAGATGCAAAGCTCCAATAATATAGCCCAGGCCAGAAGGACTGTTCAGCAGCTACGGATAGAAGCTAACATAGAGAGAATAAAG GTGTCTAAAGCTTCTGCAGACCTCATGCATTACTGCAGCGAACATGCCAAGTATGATCCTCTGCTTATGGGTATCCCAGCTTCAGAAAACCCTTTTAAAGATAAAAAGCCCTGCACTATATTGTAG